One genomic window of Providencia hangzhouensis includes the following:
- a CDS encoding ABC transporter permease, which produces MTHTASHFSWRRLKALCWKESKQIVRDPSSALIAVLIPLMLLFIFGYGINLDSSKLRVGILLEQQSSQARELVDTFTGSPFIDATISSNRHLLIDKMQAGEIRGIIVIPVNFSAQLLQKQGHAAIQVITDGSEPNTANFVQAYTQGVWQTWLVQQGENKGYPTDPLIELNMRYWFNEAAISQHFIIPGAISIIITVVGAILTSLVIAREWERGTMEALLSTQITKTELLLSKLLPYQVLGTFVMVLCMFVTTFVLGVPYRGSLLVLFVITSLYLATALGMGLLISTITRNQFNAAMVALNAAFLPAIMLSGFIFEIDSMPAIIQAVTYFIPARYFVSSLQTLFLAGDIYIVLLIDFLLLIASAILFIGLTALKTRRRLD; this is translated from the coding sequence ATGACTCACACCGCTTCTCATTTTTCATGGCGTAGGCTTAAAGCACTATGCTGGAAAGAAAGTAAACAAATTGTGCGGGATCCTAGCAGCGCTCTTATAGCTGTGCTTATTCCATTGATGTTACTATTTATTTTTGGTTATGGTATCAATTTAGACTCAAGTAAATTACGTGTCGGTATTTTACTTGAGCAACAAAGTTCGCAAGCTCGTGAATTGGTTGATACCTTCACAGGTTCACCATTTATCGATGCGACTATTAGTAGTAACCGCCATTTATTAATCGATAAAATGCAAGCGGGTGAAATTCGCGGCATTATCGTCATTCCTGTAAATTTTTCAGCCCAATTGCTGCAAAAACAAGGTCATGCAGCAATTCAAGTCATTACTGATGGCAGCGAACCGAATACGGCTAACTTTGTGCAAGCTTATACCCAAGGTGTGTGGCAAACGTGGCTGGTGCAGCAAGGGGAAAATAAAGGCTACCCAACAGACCCACTAATTGAGCTCAATATGCGCTATTGGTTTAATGAAGCGGCAATTAGTCAGCATTTTATTATTCCAGGGGCAATTAGCATCATTATTACCGTAGTTGGTGCTATTTTGACCTCTTTAGTTATTGCAAGAGAATGGGAACGTGGCACGATGGAAGCATTGCTTTCAACCCAAATCACTAAAACTGAGTTATTGCTTTCAAAATTATTGCCTTACCAAGTGCTTGGTACTTTTGTGATGGTGTTATGCATGTTTGTCACCACATTTGTCTTAGGAGTACCTTATCGCGGCTCTCTATTGGTATTATTTGTCATTACCAGCCTTTATTTGGCAACGGCATTAGGGATGGGGTTATTGATTTCAACAATTACTCGTAACCAATTTAATGCAGCGATGGTTGCTCTGAATGCCGCTTTCTTACCTGCTATCATGTTATCTGGGTTTATTTTTGAAATTGATAGTATGCCAGCCATTATTCAAGCTGTGACTTATTTTATCCCTGCTCGGTACTTTGTCAGCAGCTTACAAACTCTCTTTCTTGCGGGTGATATCTATATTGTTTTATTGATAGATTTCCTGCTACTCATCGCTTCTGCAATACTTTTTATTGGACTGACGGCGCTAAAAACTCGCCGTCGTTTGGATTGA
- a CDS encoding ABC transporter permease, with the protein MFYRLYTLIMKELQSLLQEPQTRAILILPVIFQMILFPLAATLEVTNTTIAIFDQDSGEHSIELTQRLAKASAFSQVLLLKNEHEIRETLDNRKALLVVRFGQNFSADIASHHNANMLLLLDGRNSNSAQIAANYVAQIVTQYQHELTQSQTLPNNSELIVRNWYNPNLDYKWFIVPSLVALITTIGVLIVTSLSIAREREQGTLDQLLVSPLTTWQIFIGKAVPALIVATAQATLVLVIGIFCYQIPFAGSLLLFYATMLFYGLSLVGFGLLISALCSTQQQAFIGVFVFMMPAVLLSGYISPVENMPIWLQQITWINPIRHFTEITKQIYLKNADFSVIFHSLWPLFIIAIITSSVAYYLFRKKIA; encoded by the coding sequence ATGTTTTATCGCCTATACACCTTAATTATGAAAGAGCTTCAATCATTACTTCAAGAACCACAAACACGGGCTATTTTGATTTTACCCGTGATATTTCAGATGATTTTATTTCCTCTGGCTGCCACTCTTGAGGTCACTAACACCACCATTGCAATTTTTGACCAAGACAGTGGTGAGCATTCTATCGAGTTGACTCAACGTCTCGCCAAAGCCAGTGCGTTTTCTCAAGTTTTATTATTGAAGAATGAACATGAAATTCGTGAAACGCTCGATAACCGCAAGGCTCTGCTGGTTGTCCGTTTTGGGCAAAACTTTAGTGCTGATATTGCAAGCCACCATAACGCTAATATGCTGTTACTCCTTGATGGACGTAATTCAAATAGTGCGCAAATTGCAGCAAATTATGTTGCACAAATTGTCACTCAATACCAACATGAGCTAACGCAATCACAGACTCTGCCGAACAACAGTGAATTAATCGTTCGTAATTGGTACAACCCCAATTTAGATTATAAATGGTTTATTGTGCCTTCATTAGTAGCTTTAATAACTACGATCGGGGTACTGATTGTGACATCTCTTTCTATCGCGAGGGAAAGAGAACAAGGCACCCTGGACCAATTGCTCGTTTCTCCCCTTACCACTTGGCAAATATTTATTGGTAAGGCGGTGCCTGCATTGATAGTAGCGACTGCACAGGCAACTTTGGTCCTAGTTATTGGGATCTTTTGCTATCAAATTCCTTTTGCTGGCTCCCTACTCCTCTTTTATGCCACCATGTTATTCTATGGGTTGTCCTTGGTGGGGTTTGGTTTACTTATTTCAGCACTGTGTTCAACTCAGCAACAAGCGTTCATTGGGGTATTTGTATTTATGATGCCAGCAGTGCTGCTATCAGGTTATATTTCCCCAGTCGAAAACATGCCAATTTGGCTGCAACAAATCACTTGGATTAACCCAATTCGTCATTTCACTGAAATCACCAAACAGATATACCTAAAAAATGCTGATTTTTCAGTTATCTTCCATAGTTTATGGCCATTATTCATCATTGCGATAATCACCAGTTCAGTGGCCTATTACTTATTTAGAAAGAAAATAGCGTGA
- a CDS encoding Bax inhibitor-1/YccA family protein, with product MGQFDQRNDSLVQGANTGVQAFMSQVYGWMTVGLLLTAFVAWYSVSSGLYYTIATNKILFFGMIIAELGLVMGISFLLQKISGMAATGMFMLYSLLTGLTISVILAAYTGESVAGTFVITAVMFGALSFYGYTTKRSLTGMGNFLFMALIGIVVASLVNIWLQSTMMYWVITYGGVLLFAALTAYDTQKLKEMGSQIDEDDRETMRKYSIMGALSLYLDFINLFLMLLRIFGDRR from the coding sequence ATGGGTCAGTTTGATCAACGTAATGATTCTCTTGTCCAGGGTGCCAATACTGGCGTTCAGGCATTTATGTCGCAAGTATACGGCTGGATGACAGTCGGTCTACTGCTGACAGCTTTTGTGGCATGGTATTCTGTAAGCAGTGGTTTGTACTACACCATTGCAACCAATAAGATTCTCTTTTTTGGAATGATAATTGCTGAACTTGGTTTAGTGATGGGCATTTCATTCCTGCTGCAAAAAATTAGTGGCATGGCAGCAACGGGCATGTTTATGCTCTATTCATTGCTCACCGGCTTAACGATTTCAGTTATACTTGCCGCATATACTGGTGAGTCCGTTGCGGGCACATTTGTCATTACTGCGGTAATGTTTGGTGCATTAAGTTTCTACGGCTATACCACTAAACGTAGCTTAACAGGTATGGGTAACTTCCTGTTTATGGCGCTGATTGGTATTGTTGTCGCTTCTTTGGTTAACATCTGGCTGCAAAGCACCATGATGTATTGGGTGATCACTTACGGTGGTGTTTTACTGTTTGCTGCTTTAACTGCTTATGACACTCAAAAACTGAAAGAAATGGGTTCACAAATTGATGAAGACGACAGAGAAACAATGCGTAAATACTCTATTATGGGTGCGTTATCTCTGTATTTAGACTTCATTAACCTGTTCTTAATGTTGCTGCGTATCTTTGGCGACCGTCGCTAA
- the moaE gene encoding molybdopterin synthase catalytic subunit MoaE — protein sequence MENTHIAVQTENFSVGEQYQWLAQCDSDGAVVTFTGKVRNHNLGDSVAALTLEHYPGMTEKALANIVIEAKERWPLQRVSVIHRIGTLQPGEEIVFVGVTSAHRNAAFQAAEFIMDYLKTKAPFWKKETLPENERWVEAKETDEASANRW from the coding sequence ATGGAAAACACCCATATTGCAGTACAAACTGAAAATTTTAGTGTTGGTGAGCAATATCAATGGCTTGCACAGTGTGATAGTGATGGCGCAGTGGTGACTTTTACGGGGAAAGTGCGTAACCATAATTTAGGTGACAGCGTTGCGGCATTAACACTCGAACACTACCCAGGAATGACTGAAAAAGCGTTAGCGAATATAGTCATAGAAGCAAAAGAGCGTTGGCCATTGCAGAGAGTTAGTGTGATCCACCGCATTGGCACCTTACAACCCGGCGAAGAAATTGTTTTTGTTGGGGTCACGAGTGCTCATCGTAATGCTGCATTTCAAGCGGCTGAATTTATTATGGATTACTTAAAGACCAAAGCCCCATTTTGGAAAAAAGAAACCTTACCTGAAAATGAACGTTGGGTGGAAGCGAAAGAAACCGACGAGGCGTCTGCAAACCGCTGGTAA
- the moaD gene encoding molybdopterin synthase sulfur carrier subunit, producing the protein MITVLFFAQVRELVGTERLELTDSYQKVEDLRQALSQKGDRWALALEDGKLLAAVNQSFVSLDHPLSEGDEVAFFPPVTGG; encoded by the coding sequence ATGATCACAGTATTATTTTTTGCTCAGGTACGTGAGCTAGTTGGAACGGAACGTTTAGAACTTACAGACTCGTACCAAAAAGTGGAAGACTTGCGCCAAGCACTTTCACAAAAAGGGGATCGTTGGGCGTTGGCACTTGAAGATGGCAAATTACTTGCCGCTGTTAATCAATCATTTGTTTCACTAGACCACCCTCTCTCAGAAGGGGACGAAGTGGCATTTTTCCCACCTGTCACTGGGGGGTAA
- the moaC gene encoding cyclic pyranopterin monophosphate synthase MoaC encodes MSQLTHLNASGEAHMVDVSAKAETVREARAEAYVTMNPATLTMIVDGSHHKGDVFATARIAGIQAAKNTWQLIPLCHPLLLTKVEVTLKAEPEHNRVRIETCCRLTGKTGVEMEALTAASVAALTIYDMCKAVQKDMVIGPVRLLEKTGGKSGHFKVE; translated from the coding sequence ATGTCCCAACTGACTCACCTCAATGCGTCGGGCGAGGCGCATATGGTTGATGTTTCAGCCAAAGCTGAAACTGTCCGTGAAGCTCGCGCAGAAGCTTATGTCACCATGAACCCAGCAACCTTAACGATGATTGTCGATGGTAGCCATCATAAAGGGGATGTGTTCGCCACGGCACGTATTGCGGGTATTCAAGCGGCAAAAAACACTTGGCAGCTTATCCCATTATGCCACCCATTGTTGTTAACCAAAGTTGAAGTGACCTTGAAAGCGGAACCTGAACATAACCGCGTCCGTATTGAAACTTGTTGCCGGTTAACAGGGAAAACAGGGGTAGAAATGGAAGCGTTAACAGCCGCATCCGTTGCTGCGTTAACGATTTATGACATGTGTAAAGCCGTGCAAAAAGATATGGTGATTGGCCCTGTTCGTTTATTAGAGAAAACAGGCGGCAAATCTGGACATTTTAAGGTGGAATAA
- the moaA gene encoding GTP 3',8-cyclase MoaA, with product MQQLVDQFDRKFYYLRLSITDVCNFRCTYCLPDGYKPSGRHEFLTLDEIRRISTAFAELGTEKVRITGGEPTMRKDFSDIIAAINENESIKKIAVTTNGYRMERDVHEWKAAGLNAINVSVDSLDPRQFAAITGQDKFFQVMKGIDAAFEAGFEKVKVNAVLMKNVNDIALKSFLNWIKHRPIQLRFIELMETGDGSDIFQRFHISGETIRERLIEEGWYMLPRSRSDGPAQVFSHPDYQGEIGLIMPYEKDFCQSCNRLRVSSLGNLHLCLFGENGIPLRDLLGADDQNEALKARIQRGLHHKRETHFLHMGDSGITPNLSVIGG from the coding sequence ATGCAGCAACTTGTCGATCAATTTGACCGGAAATTTTATTATCTTCGGCTTTCTATAACAGATGTTTGCAACTTTCGTTGCACATACTGCCTACCCGATGGCTACAAGCCAAGCGGTCGCCATGAATTCTTAACATTAGATGAAATTCGTCGTATCAGTACGGCATTTGCAGAATTAGGCACAGAAAAAGTGCGTATTACGGGCGGTGAGCCGACTATGCGCAAAGATTTCAGTGATATTATTGCTGCCATCAATGAAAATGAATCAATCAAAAAAATAGCCGTAACAACCAACGGCTACCGTATGGAGCGAGATGTGCATGAATGGAAAGCCGCAGGGTTGAACGCGATCAATGTGAGCGTTGACAGCTTAGATCCACGCCAATTTGCGGCCATCACAGGGCAAGATAAATTCTTTCAGGTGATGAAAGGCATTGATGCCGCCTTTGAAGCAGGCTTCGAAAAAGTAAAAGTCAATGCAGTGCTCATGAAAAATGTCAATGATATTGCGTTGAAGTCATTCCTAAATTGGATCAAGCACCGACCAATTCAATTACGTTTTATTGAACTCATGGAAACCGGTGATGGAAGTGATATCTTCCAACGCTTTCATATTTCAGGCGAAACTATTCGCGAACGTTTAATCGAAGAAGGCTGGTATATGCTTCCTCGTTCTCGTAGTGATGGGCCAGCTCAAGTCTTTAGTCATCCAGATTACCAAGGCGAAATTGGGCTTATCATGCCTTACGAAAAAGATTTTTGCCAAAGCTGTAACCGCTTACGTGTTTCCTCACTAGGAAATCTCCATTTATGTTTATTTGGTGAAAATGGTATTCCACTTCGTGATTTATTGGGCGCAGATGACCAAAACGAAGCGTTAAAAGCGCGTATTCAACGGGGCTTACACCATAAACGAGAAACCCATTTTCTGCATATGGGCGATAGCGGAATTACACCAAATTTATCCGTAATCGGCGGTTAA
- a CDS encoding gluconeogenesis factor YvcK family protein: MPNCSLADLKHVVALGGGHGLGRVMSSLSSLGSRLTGIVTTTDNGGSTGRIRRSEGGIAWGDMRNCLNQLITEPSIASAMFEYRFSGNGELSGHNLGNLMLKSLDHLSVRPLEAINLIRNMLKVDAQLIPMSESPVDLMAVDEMGNEVYGEVNVDALHEIPQELRLYPTVKATKEALQAIHQADLIIIGPGSFFTSLMPLLLLDEIAAALRECKAPMIYIGNLAKEISSPAANLSLPDKLKMMEQYIGCQKIDALILGPRTQTNNISPDRKIIQRVLEADDIPYRHDRKLLLQAIEETINLL, from the coding sequence ATGCCGAATTGTAGTCTGGCGGATCTCAAACATGTTGTCGCTTTAGGTGGCGGCCATGGGCTTGGTCGCGTGATGTCTTCACTTTCTTCTTTAGGTTCTCGTTTAACGGGTATTGTCACCACAACCGATAATGGGGGCTCGACTGGTCGTATTCGTCGCTCTGAAGGTGGGATAGCTTGGGGAGACATGCGTAACTGTTTAAATCAGCTAATTACTGAGCCGTCCATTGCTTCAGCGATGTTTGAATACCGTTTTAGCGGAAATGGTGAGCTTTCAGGCCATAATTTAGGTAATTTAATGTTAAAATCATTAGATCACTTAAGTGTGCGCCCACTAGAAGCCATAAATCTTATCCGTAATATGCTAAAAGTCGATGCGCAATTGATCCCGATGTCGGAATCTCCTGTTGATTTAATGGCTGTCGATGAAATGGGTAATGAAGTGTACGGTGAGGTGAATGTTGATGCCTTACATGAAATCCCACAAGAGTTACGTTTGTATCCAACAGTCAAGGCAACTAAAGAAGCCTTGCAGGCTATCCACCAAGCAGACTTAATTATTATCGGCCCTGGCAGTTTTTTTACTAGTTTAATGCCATTATTACTTTTGGATGAAATTGCGGCTGCACTACGCGAATGTAAAGCCCCGATGATTTATATTGGCAATTTAGCGAAAGAAATTAGCTCCCCTGCTGCAAACCTGTCTTTACCTGACAAACTAAAAATGATGGAACAGTATATTGGCTGCCAAAAAATTGATGCGTTAATCCTTGGCCCACGCACACAAACCAATAATATCAGCCCTGACCGCAAAATAATCCAACGGGTACTCGAAGCTGACGATATTCCATATCGCCATGATAGAAAGCTGTTACTACAAGCCATCGAAGAAACCATCAACTTGCTATAA
- the uvrB gene encoding excinuclease ABC subunit UvrB has product MSKDFKLYSDFQPGGDQPEAIHKLREGLQDGLAHQTLLGVTGSGKTFTIANVIAQENRPTMLMAHNKTLAAQLYSEMKAFFPDNAVEYFVSYYDYYQPEAYVPSSDTFIEKDASVNEHIEQMRLSATKALLERRDVIVVASVSAIYGLGDPDSYLKMMLHLTDGMIIDQRSILRRLADLQYTRNDQAFTRGTFRVRGEVIDIFPAESDEYALRVELFDDEVERLSLFDPLTGQIQHRVPRFTVYPKTHYVTPRERILEAMEQIKVELADRRKVLLENNKLLEEQRITQRTQFDLEMMNELGYCSGIENYSRYLSGRAPGEPPPTLFDYLPADGLLVVDESHVTIPQIGAMYKGDRSRKETLVEYGFRLPSALDNRPMRFEEFEALAPQTIYVSATPGNYELDKSGNEVIEQVVRPTGLLDPIIEVRPVSTQVDDLLSEIRIRVQKNERVLVTTLTKRMAEDLTEYLEEHGERVRYLHSDIDTVERVEIIRDLRLGEFDVLVGINLLREGLDMPEVSLVAILDADKEGFLRSERSLIQTIGRAARNLNGKAILYGDRITNSMQKAIAETERRRAKQMAFNEEHGIVPQGLNKKIGDILQIGHKVGGKGKSRTKDNTKNNNSVDIQSMSTKELEQRISQLEAQMYKHAQDLEFEAAARVRDELQEIRSQFIANS; this is encoded by the coding sequence ATGAGTAAGGATTTTAAGCTGTATTCTGATTTTCAGCCGGGAGGGGACCAACCCGAAGCTATCCATAAATTAAGGGAAGGGCTACAAGATGGACTTGCTCATCAAACTCTATTAGGCGTAACGGGGTCCGGTAAAACGTTCACTATTGCCAACGTCATTGCGCAAGAGAACCGGCCCACCATGCTAATGGCGCATAATAAAACCTTAGCGGCACAGCTTTATAGTGAAATGAAAGCCTTCTTCCCAGATAACGCTGTGGAATATTTCGTTTCTTACTATGACTATTATCAGCCTGAAGCTTACGTCCCAAGCTCAGATACTTTCATTGAAAAAGACGCCTCTGTAAACGAACATATTGAGCAAATGCGTCTATCTGCGACTAAGGCCTTACTCGAACGCCGCGATGTAATTGTGGTGGCTTCTGTGTCAGCTATTTATGGTTTGGGTGACCCTGACAGCTATTTAAAAATGATGTTGCACCTAACGGATGGCATGATCATCGACCAGCGCTCAATTTTAAGGCGTTTAGCGGACTTACAATATACGCGTAATGACCAAGCCTTCACGCGAGGGACTTTCCGTGTTCGCGGCGAAGTTATCGATATTTTCCCAGCGGAATCAGACGAATATGCCTTACGCGTTGAGCTATTTGATGACGAAGTTGAACGGTTATCATTATTTGACCCATTGACAGGTCAAATACAACATCGTGTTCCTCGCTTTACCGTTTATCCAAAAACGCACTATGTCACACCGAGAGAACGTATCCTTGAAGCAATGGAACAAATTAAGGTTGAATTAGCGGATAGGCGAAAAGTATTACTGGAAAACAATAAACTACTTGAAGAACAGCGTATTACCCAACGAACACAATTCGACTTAGAAATGATGAATGAGCTCGGTTATTGTTCAGGTATTGAAAACTATTCGCGCTACTTATCGGGTCGTGCGCCCGGTGAACCACCTCCGACATTATTCGATTACTTGCCTGCAGATGGCTTGCTAGTGGTTGATGAGTCTCACGTTACCATCCCACAAATAGGCGCGATGTACAAAGGGGACCGCTCAAGAAAAGAGACCTTAGTTGAATATGGTTTTCGTCTTCCTTCTGCATTAGATAACCGGCCAATGCGTTTTGAAGAATTCGAAGCTTTAGCGCCGCAAACTATTTATGTTTCAGCAACACCGGGTAACTATGAGCTTGATAAATCAGGCAATGAGGTGATTGAGCAAGTTGTTAGGCCTACAGGCCTACTTGACCCGATAATTGAAGTTCGCCCAGTTTCTACCCAAGTAGATGATTTACTGTCTGAAATTCGTATACGTGTGCAGAAAAATGAACGTGTGTTAGTCACCACATTAACTAAACGTATGGCCGAGGATTTAACGGAATATCTCGAAGAACACGGGGAGCGAGTTCGTTATCTTCACTCAGATATCGATACAGTCGAGCGCGTGGAAATTATTCGCGACTTGCGGCTTGGTGAGTTTGATGTGCTGGTTGGGATCAACTTATTAAGAGAAGGCTTGGATATGCCAGAGGTATCTCTGGTGGCTATTTTAGACGCGGACAAAGAAGGTTTCTTGCGTTCGGAACGTTCGCTTATTCAAACCATAGGGCGTGCGGCTCGTAACTTAAATGGTAAGGCAATCCTCTATGGAGACAGGATCACCAACTCCATGCAAAAAGCGATTGCAGAAACAGAGCGTCGCCGTGCTAAACAAATGGCGTTCAACGAAGAACATGGCATCGTTCCACAAGGGTTGAATAAGAAAATCGGTGATATTCTGCAAATTGGCCACAAAGTGGGTGGCAAAGGAAAAAGCCGCACGAAAGACAATACCAAAAATAATAATTCGGTTGATATTCAATCAATGTCAACAAAAGAGTTGGAGCAACGGATTTCGCAACTTGAAGCGCAAATGTATAAGCATGCTCAAGATCTTGAATTTGAAGCGGCTGCGCGAGTCAGAGACGAATTGCAGGAGATACGCTCCCAGTTTATCGCTAATTCCTAA